From Vitis vinifera cultivar Pinot Noir 40024 chromosome 3, ASM3070453v1, the proteins below share one genomic window:
- the LOC100246922 gene encoding L-type lectin-domain containing receptor kinase IX.1-like — protein MSTVLELLHWKFAVEEVSWKLETNDTGHQITLVEWVWDLYGVGKLLEAANPRLSTDFDEQQVERLMIVGLWFAYPNCNAHPSMRQAISVLNSEALLPLLPIKMPVPMYYAPPALQTSYSTSVYERNHAQFSNSPNGTTDSSKFSESSSTFSQSASLLHTR, from the coding sequence ATGTCTACGGTTTTGGAATTGTTGCATTGGAAATTTGCTGTGGAAGAAGTGTCATGGAAACTGGAAACAAATGACACAGGACATCAGATCACATTGGTGGAGTGGGTTTGGGACCTCTATGGCGTTGGGAAGCTTCTTGAAGCAGCTAATCCAAGACTATCTACAGATTTTGATGAGCAACAGGTGGAACGATTGATGATTGTTGGTCTTTGGTTTGCTTACCCGAATTGCAATGCTCATCCTTCAATGAGGCAAGCAATTAGTGTCCTTAATTCTGAAGCTTTATTGCCTCTTCTTCCTATAAAAATGCCCGTGCCAATGTATTATGCACCTCCAGCGCTGCAAACATCCTATAGCACTAGCGTTTATGAGAGAAACCACGCCCAGTTTTCCAACTCCCCTAATGGCACAACGGACTCATCAAAATTCTCGGAgtcttcttcaaccttttctcaATCCGCATCCCTATTGCACACACGCTGA